AAGAAATAATACATGCATTATGTCTTCGTTTGTTACTTTTCCAGCATCGGAGCTGCTTCCCTTAGTTCACTTAATTTAAAGGGTCGCAGCTGTCTCACCCTGAAAGATTTCAGCTCAGATGAAATCAAGAGGTTGTTGTGGGTGTCAGGGGATCTAAAACATCGGATCAAGCATGAAAAACaggtagctaacgttagctaactaatGTTAACTGCACTGTCAGTTTTACTGTGTAGCCTTATGGTGGGTCATTTAAGGACGCTAACTGTCATTTCTATTTCAGTATCTTCCTCTTCTGCAAGGAAAGTCGATTGCTATGATATTTGAGAAGAGGAGCACCAGAACAAGAATGTCCACAGAGACAGGTGTCCGTTTTGTATTTAAGCATCTGCACTGGTGTATGCCATGTGCTTCAGTTAAACACTCCCTTTAATGACAGACGGGCAATTTTTTCTAAAGGCACTAGGTAGTTTTCAAGTGTCATTTATACttgaaattatatttatgaGAACAATCTAACAGAAATGTGACATCTCATACTGTTAGCTGGGCTGATACTATTCATCAGTTTGTTCAGCAGTGAAAAAGTCATTGTTAATATGGACACAAAAGAACTGCTGAAAGGTGACTTTCAGTGCATTGCAGGAACAAAACAGTCTGCATCTGAACTATTCCCACCACTCTTTTTCCCTGCACTGTCCCCCTTCAACTCTTACATGAGATTGTGtggttatttgtttaaaatactCATGCATTTTTTAAGCACAAGTTGGGAAATTGAAGTTGCCTTAATATCATAATTCCAGGTTTTGCTTTGCTGGGCGGGCACCCCTGTTTCCTCACCTCTCAGGACATCCACCTGGGAGTGAATGAGAGTTACAAAGACACAGCTAGGTGAGTCGTACAATTATGCTTTCACTTatagaaatacaataaaattaatGTCAGGAAGTTGTTGGATGTATATGTACACTCCTTTTTATCAGTTTATCCAGGGAAGTCTTAATTAGCATGATATTTTTCAGTGTAACTCTGGTGAGTTAACTGGTGAGTTTTCAAGGTAGTAACTTGCGTTGTCCACCGCTGCTGCTTTGCTGAAGGGAAAGAAGAGCATTTTTGGCCCAATATATGAATCACGGCCACCTCTGTTATCTCTAAACTCCTACCACAGGGTTCTCTCAGGACTCTGTGATATCGTCTTGGCACGAGTGTACAGCCACTCCACACTGGAGGAGCTGGACAAGGAGGCCTCCATCCCCATCATTAACGGTCTGTCTGACCTCTATCACCCAATCCAGATTCTGGCTGACTTTCTCACCTTACAGGTACTGAAACTCCTCAATATGCTACAGTGTTCTTCTGGTAAATGATAATGgcatagtgtttttttttttaaattactacCATTCTCTTCCAGGAGCATTATGGGTCCCTTAGTGGACTAACAGTGAGCTGGATTGGAGATGGGAACAACGTCCTCCACTCCTTCATGATGACTGCAGCCAAACTGGGAGTTCATCTTAAGATTGCTACACCAAAGGTTCGCCTCATTTTTATGTGTTCATGTACGTTTGACCTCTCTTTTAGTGCACTGCTCTTCTTTCTAGTAGATTGTTGTTTTGTAGTATACAGGTATAGATGCATGAAGTCAACCATGGACATCTACTCTCACCAGGTGCTTCCTGTGAGAAGAGATGCTTGGGAAACAAAACTCTGTGGTTCTGTTTTGTAATGTACATCAATAATCCTATTCAGAAACTAAGCTAAAACTGTATCTTAATTTACAGGGGTATGAGCCAGAAAGGAGTGTTATTCAAGAGGCACAAAGACTCTCCAAGGAGGTGAGTTCTTCTTCAGGTGgcattaaaataaacagaccTCTTGTCAAAGGacttattattaattcataacATTGCATTTTGTCTCAGCACGGGACCCAGCTTGTTCTGACCTCTGACCCGATGGAGGCTGCCCACGGCAGCAATGTTTTGGTCACTGACACCTGGGTCAGCATGggacaagaagaggagaagaaaaagaggctCAAAGCCTTTCAAGGTTACCAGATTACAATGCAGGTAAAGAAGGGCATTGTCTTAGCATTATTTAGAGGCAAAATCCCAACATATTTGCTTATTTAGACACTCtttattaatcagttaatcaataaGGGTCACCCACAACATACTGGTAGCTTTTGGAGAAGTTAGCAGTTGTTTTCAGTCAGTGCCTGTTCCCAAATTGGTCTCTTTTGACAGCTGTACGCACTCTGAGCAAACCAGTTTTAGTAATTAAACCAGTTCACAGCAAAACAATTTCTCTGCCTCAATCATGCTGTGGCCTGACTGCCTGTTGACAAAGCAGTAGAGTTTAACCCTCTGCAAATTGTCTGTATGGTAAACTAGTCTCCACCAATTACAGACTTCATCTGGCATATGAATCCGCAAGCAAGCTTTAAATAAAACTCTGTGATATCGAGTCTTTATGTCTGGCAAGTAAGTACTTGCACAGTCCCTGGGCAaaggagcaaaaaaaaattattttgggaGAAACTAACTCCAAAATGATTCAGTTgagcatgtactgtacagtgttGGCACATGGTCTCTTCTCTCCTTGTATTATGACACCCAATGTTTCACCACACTGAGTTAAAATGGGTCTAAACTCCATGTTTTTGGCACTGGTCCactacagacaggaagtgtggcCAAACCGGACTGGACCTTCTTGCACTGTCTCCCCCGGAAAATGGAGGAGGTGGACGACCAGGTATTCTACTCATCCCGCTCCCTCGTCTTCCCTGAGGCAGAGAATAGAAAGTGGACAATCATGGTGAGTA
This Siniperca chuatsi isolate FFG_IHB_CAS linkage group LG12, ASM2008510v1, whole genome shotgun sequence DNA region includes the following protein-coding sequences:
- the otc gene encoding ornithine transcarbamylase, mitochondrial, with product MSTKLLCVNNTVFKCLKTFQDRSARGFSIGAASLSSLNLKGRSCLTLKDFSSDEIKRLLWVSGDLKHRIKHEKQYLPLLQGKSIAMIFEKRSTRTRMSTETGFALLGGHPCFLTSQDIHLGVNESYKDTARVLSGLCDIVLARVYSHSTLEELDKEASIPIINGLSDLYHPIQILADFLTLQEHYGSLSGLTVSWIGDGNNVLHSFMMTAAKLGVHLKIATPKGYEPERSVIQEAQRLSKEHGTQLVLTSDPMEAAHGSNVLVTDTWVSMGQEEEKKKRLKAFQGYQITMQTGSVAKPDWTFLHCLPRKMEEVDDQVFYSSRSLVFPEAENRKWTIMGLMVSLLTDYTPQIPMLKF